The following coding sequences are from one Methanohalophilus halophilus window:
- a CDS encoding methanogenesis marker 9 domain-containing protein — protein MTQELFDLNIGYINFKNPVAIAPMAGITDSSFVNSYGKSAALVIMGGYNLDEKTNAAACELIERGRKEFISQEPIEHITKELNAVDFDGTVGINLRSSELKPLLEVAGIIRDAGAIMELDAHCRQPEMKEAGVGEALMEDLPRLTEWIRQIKETGVVLSIKIRANVVDDTQLAKAIESAGADIIHVDAMKEGAGADLDAIRRIRDVTRIFLIGNNSVQSFDDAKEMFSRGADMVSVGRQAMDSPQLVDSLVDAVSEFQEITGWYNAPKHICRGQGDMRGLTFCCLPVKPCAVQNKAKQLGFSPREFANLKMEFVKGTLLEYGDSTCFGSLAWCCKITKPCFMRDGVLDLIDLSPQEYMKLKKQMADYILDHSKEK, from the coding sequence GTGACCCAAGAACTTTTTGACCTGAATATAGGATATATCAATTTCAAAAATCCAGTCGCCATCGCTCCAATGGCGGGCATTACAGACAGCTCATTTGTAAACAGTTATGGCAAAAGTGCCGCACTTGTGATAATGGGCGGATACAACCTTGATGAGAAAACCAATGCTGCAGCATGTGAACTCATAGAAAGAGGTAGAAAAGAATTCATATCACAGGAACCGATCGAGCATATCACAAAAGAGCTAAATGCCGTTGATTTCGATGGGACAGTGGGGATAAACCTGCGCAGCAGTGAACTTAAACCCTTACTTGAAGTGGCAGGAATCATCAGGGACGCTGGTGCAATAATGGAACTGGATGCACACTGCCGCCAACCTGAAATGAAAGAAGCAGGAGTTGGAGAGGCCCTGATGGAAGACCTCCCACGCCTCACAGAATGGATAAGGCAGATAAAAGAAACTGGTGTCGTGCTTTCAATCAAGATCAGGGCAAATGTTGTTGATGATACACAACTTGCAAAAGCAATTGAAAGTGCAGGTGCAGATATCATCCATGTAGATGCCATGAAAGAAGGTGCAGGTGCCGACCTTGACGCCATCCGCCGCATCAGGGATGTAACACGTATATTCCTGATAGGAAATAATTCGGTACAGAGCTTTGATGATGCAAAAGAGATGTTTTCCAGAGGTGCAGATATGGTATCTGTGGGAAGACAGGCAATGGATTCCCCACAACTTGTAGACTCCCTTGTAGATGCTGTTTCTGAATTTCAGGAAATTACCGGTTGGTATAATGCTCCAAAACATATTTGCAGGGGACAGGGCGATATGCGAGGACTGACTTTCTGTTGCCTCCCCGTCAAACCCTGTGCTGTACAAAATAAGGCCAAGCAACTGGGTTTCAGTCCCCGGGAATTTGCAAACCTGAAAATGGAATTTGTAAAAGGTACGCTCCTTGAATACGGTGACAGTACCTGCTTTGGCAGTCTTGCATGGTGTTGTAAGATCACAAAACCCTGTTTCATGAGAGACGGTGTGCTGGATCTTATAGACCTCTCCCCACAGGAGTACATGAAACTCAAAAAACAAATGGCTGACTACATACTCGACCACAGTAAAGAAAAATAA
- the pstB gene encoding phosphate ABC transporter ATP-binding protein PstB: MSGTNDFAAIEVEDLNLWYGSNQALKDINMSIPSKSVTALIGPSGCGKSTFIRCINRMNDLIKVCHIEGKIKIDNKNIYDEDVDVVELRKKIGMVFQKPNPFPMSIFDNIAYGPKIHKVPKKDIKGIVDKTLQDSALYGEVSDRLDSSALDLSGGQQQRLCIARTMAVEPEIILFDEPCSALDPISTNKIEDLILELKKDYTIVIVTHNMQQAARISDYTAFFLLGEVIEFGETNQIFENPKEKRTEDYITGRFG; encoded by the coding sequence ATGAGTGGAACTAATGATTTCGCAGCCATAGAGGTTGAGGACCTCAACCTCTGGTACGGGTCTAACCAGGCCCTTAAAGACATAAATATGTCAATCCCCAGCAAAAGTGTAACCGCCCTTATCGGTCCTTCCGGATGTGGGAAATCCACATTCATTCGTTGCATAAACAGGATGAATGATCTTATTAAAGTATGTCATATCGAAGGCAAGATTAAAATCGACAATAAAAACATCTACGATGAAGATGTGGATGTAGTTGAACTCAGAAAGAAGATAGGCATGGTTTTCCAGAAACCAAACCCATTCCCCATGTCAATTTTCGATAATATTGCCTATGGCCCAAAAATCCACAAAGTACCCAAAAAAGACATAAAGGGAATTGTTGATAAAACCCTGCAGGATTCAGCTCTTTATGGAGAAGTATCTGACAGGCTGGATTCATCAGCCCTAGACCTCAGTGGAGGACAGCAGCAAAGACTCTGTATTGCAAGGACCATGGCTGTAGAACCGGAAATCATACTTTTTGATGAACCATGCAGTGCTCTTGACCCCATATCTACAAATAAGATAGAGGACCTAATTCTTGAATTGAAGAAAGATTACACAATTGTAATTGTTACCCATAATATGCAACAGGCAGCCAGAATATCTGACTATACTGCATTTTTCCTTCTGGGAGAAGTAATCGAATTCGGTGAAACCAATCAGATATTTGAAAACCCGAAGGAAAAACGTACTGAAGATTACATCACGGGTAGATTCGGGTGA
- a CDS encoding DUF447 domain-containing protein, translated as MEVSELDKYGICDGISEIILTSGMKNPNAAPIGLIRKDNRVFIRLYRGSTTYENVKQDEVFAANVTCDPLLFIKSTFSNLEDEDFKYHPLNSKSIPLLKNSATSVIFICDEIKHTKQAMTAEIIPMGAVANDYLPRAINRGLTAVIEAAVHATRYKLTGNNEFLDLIDRCLETTYKCGGQREKDAAEILLNEIDEIKKHVDGGKDTE; from the coding sequence ATGGAAGTTTCAGAACTTGACAAATACGGTATATGCGATGGAATTTCCGAGATCATATTGACATCCGGCATGAAAAATCCCAATGCTGCTCCAATTGGCCTGATTCGCAAAGATAACAGAGTCTTCATAAGACTTTATAGAGGATCGACAACTTATGAAAATGTGAAACAGGATGAAGTTTTTGCTGCCAATGTGACCTGTGACCCTTTACTTTTTATAAAGTCGACTTTTTCCAATCTCGAAGATGAGGATTTCAAGTATCATCCCCTGAATTCAAAAAGCATACCACTGCTAAAAAATTCAGCAACCAGTGTTATTTTCATATGCGATGAAATAAAACATACAAAACAGGCCATGACAGCAGAAATCATCCCAATGGGTGCAGTGGCTAATGATTATCTACCAAGGGCCATTAACCGGGGCCTTACAGCAGTTATAGAAGCAGCTGTCCACGCTACTCGTTATAAATTAACAGGAAATAATGAATTTCTCGACTTGATTGACCGGTGTCTGGAAACCACCTACAAATGTGGAGGACAAAGGGAAAAAGATGCCGCTGAAATCCTCTTAAATGAAATTGATGAAATTAAGAAACATGTAGATGGGGGCAAAGATACTGAATAA
- a CDS encoding dihydroorotase — MNDILIKNTKVFYKNQLQPGEVLIDEGKIKKIAKNLKGEDADRHIDAHGGLTIPAGIDVHVHFREPGMTHKEDWYSGSCAAAAGGIGTVVEHPNTLPPVLDRKSFREKFKLANRKSIIDFGINGGVGKNIEKLETLWELGVTSFGEIFMAESTAGLGLDSELLKEALETIQQLGALACIHAEDENIKCDNENLLKKDFTPQSHSRIRSNQCEAMAVKNALELSGLTSVNTHFCHISTLEAFGQLKREKYILEKEDVSRHLSFEVAPHHLFLSDHDWERLGTFGKMNPPLRNRQSVKALINGINDGTVDVVASDHAPHRESEKEGDIKSAPSGVPGVETLMPLMMVGAKRNLFPLKRLIEVTSSNPARIFGLDNHGKGVFAEGYDADLIVMDPGNVKSINSDMLHSKAGWTPYEGMEGIFPEYTISRGEIIWDGDIVGRRGRGNFLPGAGSVKDED, encoded by the coding sequence ATGAATGATATATTAATTAAGAACACTAAAGTTTTTTATAAAAATCAGTTGCAACCCGGCGAAGTGCTTATAGATGAGGGTAAAATAAAAAAAATTGCCAAAAATCTGAAGGGCGAGGATGCAGACAGGCATATTGATGCACACGGGGGACTTACTATTCCAGCAGGCATCGATGTACATGTGCATTTCCGGGAGCCCGGTATGACTCACAAAGAAGATTGGTACTCAGGAAGCTGTGCAGCTGCTGCAGGTGGTATCGGGACAGTTGTGGAACACCCAAATACATTGCCGCCGGTTCTTGACAGAAAATCTTTCAGGGAAAAATTCAAACTGGCAAATCGTAAATCCATCATTGATTTTGGAATTAATGGTGGTGTGGGGAAGAATATTGAAAAACTGGAAACTCTCTGGGAACTGGGCGTTACGTCTTTTGGAGAAATTTTCATGGCAGAATCAACTGCCGGTTTGGGATTGGATTCAGAATTGCTAAAAGAGGCTCTTGAAACAATCCAGCAGCTTGGAGCATTGGCCTGTATCCATGCTGAGGATGAAAATATCAAATGCGATAATGAAAATTTACTCAAGAAAGATTTCACTCCTCAATCCCATTCCAGAATTCGCTCCAATCAATGTGAGGCAATGGCAGTTAAGAATGCACTTGAATTGTCCGGTTTGACATCCGTAAATACTCATTTTTGTCACATCAGTACACTGGAAGCTTTTGGTCAGCTAAAAAGGGAAAAATATATTCTTGAAAAAGAGGATGTTTCGCGTCATTTAAGCTTTGAGGTAGCTCCCCATCATCTTTTCCTATCAGACCATGATTGGGAAAGGCTTGGTACTTTCGGTAAAATGAATCCTCCGCTGAGGAACCGACAAAGTGTGAAAGCACTTATTAATGGAATAAATGATGGTACTGTGGACGTTGTAGCTTCGGACCATGCTCCTCACAGGGAGTCGGAGAAGGAGGGGGACATTAAGAGCGCTCCTTCGGGTGTACCGGGAGTGGAAACCCTTATGCCCCTTATGATGGTGGGAGCTAAAAGAAATCTTTTCCCCCTCAAGCGCCTCATTGAAGTCACAAGTAGCAATCCGGCAAGAATTTTTGGACTTGACAACCATGGAAAAGGTGTTTTTGCTGAAGGCTATGACGCTGATTTAATAGTCATGGATCCAGGGAATGTCAAATCTATTAATTCAGACATGTTGCACAGTAAAGCAGGATGGACACCGTATGAAGGAATGGAAGGCATATTCCCTGAATATACCATTTCCCGCGGGGAGATTATTTGGGATGGTGATATTGTGGGAAGACGAGGAAGGGGTAATTTCCTTCCAGGTGCCGGCTCTGTTAAAGACGAAGATTGA
- a CDS encoding PstS family phosphate ABC transporter substrate-binding protein has product MEKDNVTMVERSKILSIALTLIMVLALFTAGCVSNDEEPAESPDEGPSNGAEEAEEINVKGSTTVLPLAQAAAETYMENHPEQSISISGGGSGTGIAALIDGDVHIAMASRQIKDSEIEEAEANGINPVEHVIAWDGLTVVVNPENPVDQLTYDQIKGIYDGSISNWADVGGPDKEIVVINRDSSSGTYGYFQEEVLGEDNEFREDAIAQSSNGAVVQAVSQNDAAIGYIGFAYLNDNVKGVDVDKGSGMVEPTAENILAGDYPLARPLHFYTDGQPTGLAADFTEFILSEEGTEIVYDVGYFPVESTSETAEAEEINVKGSTTVLPLAQAAAETYMDNHPEASISISGGGSGTGIAALIDGDVDIAMASRQIKDSETEEAEANGINPVEHVIAWDGLTVVVNPANSVDQLTYDQIKGIYDGSISNWADVGGEDKEIVVINRDSSSGTYGYFQEEVLGEDNEFRPDALAQSSNGAVVQAVSQNDAAIGYIGFAYLNENVKGVDVNKGDGMVAPTSENILAGDYPLARPLHFYTDGQPTGLAADFTEFILSEEGTEIVYEVGYFPVE; this is encoded by the coding sequence ATGGAAAAGGATAATGTAACTATGGTAGAAAGGTCAAAAATACTTTCAATAGCACTTACTTTAATAATGGTACTGGCGTTATTCACCGCCGGCTGTGTCAGCAATGACGAGGAACCAGCAGAAAGCCCTGATGAAGGACCTTCAAATGGTGCTGAAGAAGCAGAAGAAATCAATGTAAAAGGTTCAACAACTGTGCTCCCCCTAGCACAGGCAGCAGCTGAAACCTACATGGAAAATCACCCCGAACAGTCCATCAGTATCAGTGGTGGCGGCTCCGGTACAGGTATCGCAGCCCTGATCGATGGAGATGTCCACATTGCAATGGCTTCCAGGCAGATCAAAGATTCCGAAATCGAAGAAGCAGAAGCAAACGGAATTAATCCTGTAGAACACGTAATTGCATGGGACGGACTCACAGTAGTTGTAAACCCGGAAAACCCCGTAGACCAGCTTACCTACGATCAGATAAAGGGAATCTATGACGGTTCTATCAGCAACTGGGCAGATGTCGGTGGCCCTGACAAAGAAATCGTAGTAATTAACCGTGACAGCAGTTCCGGTACCTATGGTTACTTCCAGGAAGAAGTTCTCGGTGAAGACAACGAGTTCCGTGAAGATGCAATCGCACAGAGCTCAAATGGTGCTGTAGTACAGGCAGTTTCACAGAACGATGCAGCAATAGGATACATCGGTTTTGCTTATCTCAATGACAATGTAAAAGGTGTAGATGTCGACAAGGGTAGTGGAATGGTAGAACCTACCGCTGAGAACATCCTTGCAGGCGACTATCCACTTGCCAGACCACTTCACTTCTACACAGACGGACAGCCTACCGGCCTTGCTGCAGACTTCACAGAATTTATACTGAGCGAGGAAGGCACAGAGATCGTCTACGATGTAGGATACTTCCCTGTTGAATCCACTTCTGAAACTGCAGAAGCAGAAGAAATCAATGTAAAAGGCTCAACAACCGTACTCCCCCTAGCACAGGCAGCAGCTGAAACCTACATGGACAATCATCCTGAGGCTTCAATCAGTATCAGTGGTGGCGGCTCCGGTACAGGTATCGCAGCCCTGATCGATGGTGATGTTGACATTGCAATGGCTTCCAGACAGATCAAGGACTCCGAAACCGAAGAAGCAGAAGCAAACGGAATTAATCCTGTAGAACACGTAATTGCATGGGACGGACTCACAGTAGTTGTAAACCCTGCAAACTCCGTAGACCAGCTGACCTACGACCAGATAAAGGGAATCTATGACGGTTCCATCAGCAACTGGGCAGATGTAGGCGGAGAAGATAAAGAAATCGTAGTTATTAACCGTGACAGCAGCTCCGGTACCTATGGTTACTTCCAGGAAGAAGTCCTCGGTGAAGACAATGAATTCCGCCCGGACGCACTTGCACAGAGTTCAAACGGTGCAGTGGTACAGGCAGTTTCACAGAACGATGCAGCAATCGGATACATCGGTTTTGCTTATCTCAATGAAAACGTAAAGGGTGTAGATGTCAACAAGGGAGACGGAATGGTTGCACCAACTTCCGAAAACATCCTTGCAGGCGACTATCCACTTGCCAGACCACTTCACTTCTACACAGACGGACAGCCTACAGGACTTGCTGCAGACTTCACAGAATTTATACTGAGCGAGGAAGGTACAGAGATCGTCTACGAAGTAGGATACTTCCCTGTTGAGTAA
- the phoU gene encoding phosphate signaling complex protein PhoU: MVREKYFAELEELKNTVSDMSSVTLEMFQKSIKALANADKELAEEIIEMDEIVNDFEMKVENRATSLLALQQPIASDLRLITASYHIAIDLERMSDLAVDVAKRIKKMNAKKVLSISECKPIVSTCEEMIEQSIKAYAESDVEMAKKIASKDEIVDKNVYAGWEDLVQMMIDNTTIIENAVDMMFVLRYLERIADHTCNICESIVYIATAKRVDLN; encoded by the coding sequence ATGGTTCGCGAAAAATACTTTGCTGAACTTGAAGAACTTAAAAATACCGTCTCAGACATGAGTTCTGTAACCCTTGAAATGTTCCAAAAATCTATAAAGGCACTTGCGAATGCTGATAAGGAACTTGCAGAGGAAATCATTGAGATGGACGAAATTGTAAATGACTTTGAGATGAAGGTTGAAAACCGTGCTACAAGTTTGTTGGCATTACAACAACCAATTGCAAGCGACCTACGCCTGATAACAGCTTCTTATCATATAGCCATCGATCTTGAAAGAATGAGTGATCTGGCAGTTGATGTAGCAAAAAGAATCAAAAAAATGAATGCAAAGAAAGTCCTTTCAATTTCTGAATGTAAGCCTATTGTATCCACATGTGAGGAAATGATAGAGCAGTCCATTAAAGCCTATGCAGAATCTGATGTTGAGATGGCAAAGAAGATTGCTTCAAAAGATGAAATCGTCGATAAGAATGTTTATGCGGGCTGGGAAGACCTTGTCCAGATGATGATAGACAACACTACCATCATAGAAAATGCAGTAGACATGATGTTTGTTCTCAGGTATCTGGAACGTATTGCAGATCATACATGCAACATATGTGAAAGTATTGTATACATTGCAACTGCTAAAAGGGTCGATCTGAACTGA
- the pstC gene encoding phosphate ABC transporter permease subunit PstC, which produces MFHRRLKEKGIESGLFLAAATTVVVLLFICIFLFRDGYLLFETSSFTGFITGSSWYTASTPPRFGILPLLFGSFLVTAGAIAIAVPLGVAAAIYISELSSPKIADLLKPFIEILAGIPSVVYGFFGLVVLVPLVKEIFDIPTGQTALTGSIMLAMMALPTIISISEDSINAVPQALKEGSLALGSTQWQTIYKVTLPAALSGISAAVILGVGRAIGETMTVLMVTGNMAIIPGFPEGFIDPVRTMTATIALEMGEVPKGSPHFHALFAVGSVLFITTFIINIVADRIKRKYKLKEGL; this is translated from the coding sequence ATGTTTCACAGAAGACTTAAAGAGAAGGGCATTGAGAGTGGCCTGTTCTTAGCAGCGGCAACAACTGTCGTTGTCCTTCTCTTCATTTGTATTTTTCTTTTTAGAGATGGATACCTATTATTCGAAACAAGTTCTTTTACTGGTTTCATAACCGGTAGTTCATGGTACACCGCTTCAACACCACCACGTTTTGGAATACTACCCCTTTTATTCGGCTCATTTCTGGTCACAGCAGGCGCAATAGCCATAGCTGTACCTCTGGGTGTTGCTGCAGCAATATATATTTCAGAGTTGTCAAGCCCAAAAATCGCTGACTTACTGAAACCATTCATTGAAATTCTTGCAGGCATACCATCCGTTGTATACGGTTTCTTTGGTCTGGTAGTCCTGGTACCCCTTGTAAAAGAAATTTTTGATATACCCACAGGCCAAACAGCCCTTACAGGTTCTATAATGCTTGCAATGATGGCACTCCCCACAATAATTTCAATTTCCGAAGATTCCATTAATGCGGTACCACAGGCACTTAAAGAAGGTTCATTAGCCCTGGGGAGTACACAATGGCAGACAATTTATAAAGTAACGTTGCCGGCTGCCCTTTCCGGAATATCCGCCGCAGTGATATTGGGAGTAGGCAGAGCAATTGGTGAAACAATGACAGTATTGATGGTAACAGGTAATATGGCCATAATACCTGGATTCCCTGAAGGATTTATTGATCCTGTCAGGACAATGACAGCAACTATTGCACTTGAAATGGGAGAAGTGCCCAAAGGCAGCCCGCATTTCCATGCATTGTTTGCAGTTGGTTCTGTATTGTTTATTACGACTTTCATAATAAATATAGTTGCAGATAGGATAAAGAGAAAATATAAACTAAAGGAGGGGCTCTGA
- a CDS encoding PstS family phosphate ABC transporter substrate-binding protein, whose translation MIKSHRTLIIILILLLALFAAGCLGESDNTQEEKANETITEDIKIENINVEGSTTVFPLAQAAAEIYMENHPEKSINVISGGSTTGIKALIDDKVDIAMASRKMKDSEREAAEANGIDPVEHVIAWDGLTVVVNPANPVDQLTYDQIKGIYDGSISNWADVGGEDKEIIIQNRDPSSGTYGYFKEELLGEEEFRPDLVSRGSNGAIVQAVTQEDAAIGYIGFAYLDDSVKAVDIDAGYGMVEPTSENILAGDYPLARPLHFYTDGQPTGLAADFIEYILSEEGTIIINDVGYFPT comes from the coding sequence ATGATAAAATCACACAGGACATTAATAATTATACTTATTTTATTGTTGGCATTGTTTGCTGCAGGATGCCTTGGCGAGAGTGACAACACACAGGAAGAGAAGGCAAATGAAACAATAACAGAAGATATTAAAATCGAAAATATTAACGTAGAAGGATCCACGACGGTCTTCCCTCTTGCACAGGCAGCTGCTGAAATATATATGGAAAATCATCCTGAGAAGTCAATAAATGTTATTAGCGGAGGATCAACCACGGGTATTAAAGCCCTGATAGATGATAAGGTAGATATTGCAATGGCTTCCAGGAAAATGAAGGATTCCGAAAGAGAAGCAGCAGAAGCAAATGGAATTGATCCTGTGGAACACGTAATTGCATGGGACGGACTTACAGTAGTTGTAAACCCTGCAAACCCCGTAGACCAGCTTACCTACGACCAGATAAAGGGAATCTATGACGGTTCCATCAGCAACTGGGCAGATGTAGGCGGAGAAGATAAAGAAATAATAATACAGAACCGTGACCCAAGTTCCGGAACCTATGGCTATTTCAAGGAAGAACTATTAGGAGAAGAAGAATTCCGCCCGGATTTAGTATCCCGGGGCTCAAATGGAGCCATTGTCCAGGCAGTCACACAGGAAGATGCAGCAATTGGATACATAGGATTTGCATACCTTGATGACAGTGTGAAGGCCGTAGATATCGATGCCGGGTATGGAATGGTTGAGCCTACTTCCGAAAACATCCTTGCTGGTGACTATCCACTTGCCAGACCTCTTCACTTCTACACAGACGGACAGCCTACCGGCCTTGCAGCAGACTTCATAGAATATATACTGAGCGAGGAAGGCACAATAATTATAAATGATGTGGGGTACTTCCCCACATAA
- a CDS encoding triphosphoribosyl-dephospho-CoA synthase: MNSCYKIQPSEVARSAQLAMILEVSASPKPGNIDRTHDYIDTRYEHFLASATGVYPVFERAASGKENIGELLKEAVFESNKWQKGGNTHFGAFLLLLPLAKSAGQLIQENEKFDMKKIVERAHRLVKHTDVEDSINFYQAFGKANVCVQDIEDLDLNDSDSITNLRKNQTSLFELMEISENYDMIAKEWTHGFELCSWCSEQITDLMERGIRTDINCSIVYTFLKLLSKNPDTFIQTKFNRETAVEVSEKATNIVTQIETSGYEASLPSIIEFDEELLKKKINPGSTADIIIGGLFLSIIGGMRF; the protein is encoded by the coding sequence ATGAACTCCTGTTACAAGATACAGCCCTCCGAAGTTGCCCGCAGTGCCCAGCTTGCAATGATATTGGAAGTGTCGGCATCACCCAAACCCGGAAATATTGACAGGACGCATGATTATATCGATACCCGGTATGAACATTTCCTTGCATCTGCTACAGGTGTTTATCCGGTATTTGAAAGGGCTGCTTCTGGAAAAGAAAATATAGGGGAATTGCTTAAAGAAGCTGTTTTTGAAAGTAACAAATGGCAAAAAGGAGGAAACACACATTTCGGTGCTTTTTTACTCCTCCTGCCCCTAGCAAAATCTGCAGGTCAGCTGATTCAGGAAAATGAAAAGTTTGATATGAAAAAAATCGTTGAGAGAGCCCACCGGCTAGTTAAACACACAGATGTCGAGGACTCGATTAACTTCTATCAGGCTTTTGGAAAAGCAAATGTCTGCGTACAGGATATAGAGGATCTTGATCTCAATGATTCGGATTCCATCACAAACTTAAGGAAAAATCAAACCAGCCTTTTCGAATTGATGGAAATATCCGAAAACTACGACATGATAGCTAAAGAGTGGACCCATGGTTTTGAACTGTGCAGCTGGTGCAGCGAACAAATCACTGACCTTATGGAAAGAGGGATTCGTACAGACATAAATTGCTCCATTGTTTACACTTTCCTCAAGTTATTGTCGAAAAATCCCGATACATTCATACAGACTAAATTCAACCGGGAAACTGCAGTTGAGGTTTCAGAAAAGGCAACCAATATAGTTACACAGATAGAAACATCGGGGTATGAAGCATCACTTCCTTCAATAATTGAGTTTGATGAAGAGTTACTCAAAAAGAAAATAAATCCCGGTTCAACTGCAGATATAATTATTGGGGGGCTTTTCCTTTCAATCATTGGAGGCATGCGGTTTTGA
- the pstA gene encoding phosphate ABC transporter permease PstA, whose translation MDSRTTEKIAFGFLRACIWVVIAFVAILILYIVIQGYSIMSWEFLTEMPKNRMTEGGIYPALMGTAYLVGISMAVAIPLGVLSAIYLNEYAKESRSTWIIEMAINNLAGTPSVVFGLFGLALFVKYLAFKPSIISASLTLSLLILPVVIRASKEALITVPQEHREASLALGVTKWKTISNIVLPASLPGIVTGIILSIGRVAGETAPILFTGAAFFLPRLPESVFSQFMALPYHLFILATSGLNPMETRPIQYGTALVLLILVLLINSIAIVIRKHYRKKLNR comes from the coding sequence TTGGATTCAAGAACTACTGAAAAAATAGCCTTTGGTTTCCTCAGAGCATGTATATGGGTTGTTATTGCATTTGTGGCAATCCTTATACTGTACATTGTAATACAGGGATACAGCATAATGAGCTGGGAGTTCCTGACAGAGATGCCCAAAAATCGAATGACTGAAGGTGGCATTTATCCCGCTTTGATGGGGACAGCATATCTTGTAGGCATATCTATGGCGGTAGCAATTCCCCTTGGCGTTCTTTCAGCTATCTACCTAAATGAATATGCAAAGGAAAGCCGTTCAACATGGATTATTGAAATGGCAATCAACAATCTTGCTGGGACCCCTTCCGTAGTATTCGGATTGTTTGGATTGGCATTATTTGTCAAATATTTAGCATTTAAGCCCTCAATTATCTCGGCATCCCTTACCCTTTCCCTCTTGATATTGCCAGTTGTAATCAGAGCAAGTAAAGAAGCCTTGATAACCGTTCCACAGGAACACCGGGAAGCTTCCCTTGCCCTTGGTGTAACAAAATGGAAAACCATAAGCAATATAGTATTGCCAGCATCATTACCAGGAATAGTAACCGGAATCATCCTGAGTATTGGCAGGGTTGCAGGTGAAACCGCCCCGATATTGTTCACAGGTGCAGCTTTCTTCTTGCCACGTCTGCCGGAGTCTGTATTTTCACAATTCATGGCTTTGCCATACCACCTTTTCATACTGGCGACCTCCGGTCTCAACCCAATGGAAACCAGACCCATACAGTATGGAACTGCTCTTGTATTACTGATATTGGTACTGCTCATAAACAGCATAGCAATTGTTATCAGAAAACATTACAGGAAGAAACTTAACAGATAA